From a region of the Nocardioides ginsengisegetis genome:
- a CDS encoding ATP-binding protein, whose amino-acid sequence MGATAAERRSNLPAELSSFVGRRHELASVRSGLASHRLVTLFGPGGMGKTRLAYRAAADQERRLADGAWVVELAPVPLPELVPDTVVAALGLRSASGSPTERLVAHLRERHLLLVLDNCEHVQDAARALAAELLDACPALRILATSREALALPGELVLPVPPLPMPGRGVASPEALMHFDAVRLFVDRAAASWSSFQVTADNQDALAELVRRLDGMPLAIELAAVRVRSLTVEQILERLNDRFALLTRGSRAASPRQQTLQALLDWSHDQLEPRERMAWARTSVFSGGFDLAALEAVACDDDLPVEALPDVVDRLVAKSVLVREPSDVGGAARFHMLDSLREYGAARLAEAGGTAQHAERHRHWYAERAARAARELFGPAQVDWFDRMRADHDNLRSALERLAHDPADAAEGLRMACAMQHHWVMVGRFGEGRAWVERLLAQLGEQDAAGTTRAAGLEVAGRLAVLQGQIEVGRPLLEEALATATAAGDATWRAHSLHGLALASAFWGEPAAALPLLEQALDLHREGTDPFGVPLALVQVATVHAALDDPDRAMARAEECIALSEAASERWCAAMARWVQALVQWRLGRGTRARTYARDVLRLKEPFGDRMGMAMSLAVVAWAESEAGHAAEAARLLGAVESALDSIGATLFGHLHEDHDRCLARTREALGELAFARAFEEGAALRFDEAVALAVGRRTPAAADPEADGVRLTRREAEIATLVAEGLTNREIAERLVMARRTAEGHVAHILGKLSLTSRSQVAAWVAAQHPAE is encoded by the coding sequence ATGGGCGCCACCGCCGCGGAACGTCGGAGCAACCTGCCCGCGGAGCTGTCGAGCTTCGTGGGACGGCGGCACGAGCTCGCCTCGGTGCGCAGCGGACTGGCCTCGCACCGGCTGGTGACCCTGTTCGGGCCCGGCGGGATGGGCAAGACGCGGCTGGCCTACCGCGCCGCGGCTGACCAGGAGCGCCGGTTGGCCGACGGGGCCTGGGTGGTCGAGCTGGCCCCGGTGCCCCTGCCCGAGCTGGTGCCGGACACCGTGGTGGCGGCGCTCGGGCTCCGGTCCGCCTCCGGCAGCCCGACCGAGCGGCTCGTCGCGCACCTGCGCGAGCGGCACCTGCTGCTGGTCCTCGACAACTGTGAGCACGTGCAGGACGCGGCCCGGGCGCTGGCGGCCGAGCTGCTGGACGCCTGCCCCGCCCTCCGGATCCTCGCGACCAGCCGGGAGGCGTTGGCGCTGCCCGGCGAGCTGGTGCTGCCGGTGCCGCCGCTGCCGATGCCCGGGCGCGGTGTCGCGTCGCCCGAGGCCCTGATGCACTTCGACGCGGTCCGGCTCTTCGTCGACCGGGCCGCCGCCAGCTGGTCGTCGTTCCAGGTCACCGCGGACAACCAGGACGCGCTCGCCGAGCTCGTGCGCCGCCTCGACGGGATGCCCCTCGCCATCGAGCTGGCGGCGGTGCGGGTCCGGTCGCTGACGGTCGAGCAGATCCTCGAACGGCTCAACGACCGCTTCGCCCTGCTCACCCGGGGCAGCCGGGCGGCGTCGCCGCGGCAGCAGACCCTGCAGGCGCTGCTCGACTGGAGCCACGACCAGCTCGAGCCGCGCGAGCGGATGGCGTGGGCCCGCACGTCGGTCTTCAGCGGCGGCTTCGACCTCGCCGCACTGGAGGCCGTGGCGTGCGACGACGACCTGCCGGTCGAGGCGCTGCCCGACGTCGTCGACCGGCTGGTCGCCAAGTCGGTGCTCGTGCGCGAGCCGTCCGACGTGGGCGGCGCGGCCCGCTTCCACATGCTCGACTCACTGCGTGAGTACGGCGCCGCGCGGCTGGCGGAGGCCGGCGGCACGGCCCAGCACGCCGAGCGCCACCGCCACTGGTACGCCGAGCGGGCGGCACGGGCCGCCCGGGAGCTCTTCGGGCCGGCGCAGGTCGACTGGTTCGACCGGATGCGCGCCGACCACGACAACCTGCGGTCCGCCCTCGAGCGCCTCGCCCACGACCCGGCCGACGCGGCCGAGGGCCTGCGGATGGCCTGCGCGATGCAGCACCACTGGGTGATGGTCGGCCGCTTCGGCGAGGGACGGGCCTGGGTGGAGCGGCTGCTGGCCCAGCTCGGCGAGCAGGACGCGGCCGGCACGACACGGGCGGCCGGGCTCGAGGTGGCCGGCCGGCTGGCGGTCCTGCAGGGACAGATCGAGGTGGGCCGGCCGTTGCTGGAGGAGGCGCTGGCCACCGCGACGGCGGCCGGCGACGCGACCTGGCGCGCACACTCGCTGCACGGCCTCGCCCTGGCCTCGGCCTTCTGGGGCGAGCCGGCCGCCGCCCTGCCGCTCCTCGAGCAGGCGCTCGACCTGCACCGCGAGGGCACCGACCCCTTCGGCGTCCCGCTGGCGCTCGTCCAGGTCGCCACGGTGCACGCGGCCCTCGACGACCCGGACCGGGCCATGGCCCGCGCGGAGGAGTGCATCGCCCTGAGCGAGGCGGCCTCCGAGCGCTGGTGCGCCGCGATGGCCCGCTGGGTCCAGGCGCTCGTGCAGTGGCGGCTCGGTCGCGGCACCCGCGCGCGGACCTACGCACGCGACGTGCTCCGTCTCAAGGAGCCCTTCGGCGACCGGATGGGGATGGCGATGTCGCTCGCCGTCGTCGCGTGGGCGGAGTCCGAGGCCGGGCACGCCGCCGAGGCCGCGCGGCTGCTGGGCGCGGTGGAGTCGGCCCTCGACTCGATCGGCGCGACCCTCTTCGGCCACCTCCACGAGGACCACGACCGGTGCCTGGCCCGGACCCGCGAGGCGCTCGGCGAGCTCGCCTTCGCGCGGGCCTTCGAGGAGGGGGCGGCGCTGCGCTTCGACGAGGCGGTCGCGCTCGCCGTCGGACGCCGTACGCCGGCTGCCGCCGACCCCGAGGCCGACGGGGTCCGGCTCACCCGTCGGGAGGCCGAGATCGCGACGCTGGTTGCCGAGGGGCTGACCAACCGAGAGATCGCCGAGCGGCTGGTGATGGCACGCCGCACCGCGGAGGGCCACGTCGCGCACATCCTCGGCAAGCTCAGCCTCACCTCGCGGTCCCAGGTCGCCGCGTGGGTGGCCGCCCAGCACCCCGCGGAATGA
- a CDS encoding multicopper oxidase domain-containing protein has protein sequence MIGRLLRVRCAVAKRLGTKGAAVALALFLVVVVVAAGTAMGLTGKAGTGETTYVDVSMQHMRYSLPTIEVPAGNRLVINLRNDDEDMVHDLVLDNGAHSERLAPGQSAQVDVGVVDHTLHGWCSISGHRQMGMELEVVPRGASSDDGAMSGHDMAAMSGHDGSAADDMDLMADPGPDFTPYDAVLPPLKPLSGGEVRKSTITIEESTKEVAPGVEQKVWTFGGTMPGPVLHGQVGDTFEVTLVNHGTEAHGIDFHAGSLAPDTVMKPIPPGGSVVYRFTAERAGIWMYHCSSMPMSVHIANGMFGAVVIEPPDLPKVDRSYVVVQSEQYFGPQGGSADPDKVMAGVPDTVDFNGYPRQYDHFPLPAKVGERVRVWVLDAGPSRGTAFHVVGTQFDTVYSEGAYLLGGGGDSGATGSGGSQALGLMPAQGGFVEMTFPEPGHYPFVSHVMTDAERGAHGLFEVTN, from the coding sequence GTGATCGGTCGGCTCCTCCGCGTTCGCTGCGCGGTCGCGAAGCGGCTGGGCACGAAGGGGGCGGCGGTCGCCCTCGCCCTCTTCCTGGTGGTCGTCGTCGTGGCCGCCGGCACCGCCATGGGCCTCACCGGCAAGGCCGGCACCGGCGAGACGACGTACGTCGACGTGTCGATGCAGCACATGCGCTACTCCCTGCCGACCATCGAGGTGCCCGCCGGCAACCGGCTGGTCATCAACCTCCGCAACGACGACGAGGACATGGTCCACGACCTGGTCCTGGACAACGGCGCCCACAGCGAGCGGCTGGCCCCGGGTCAGTCGGCGCAGGTGGACGTCGGGGTCGTCGACCACACCCTGCACGGCTGGTGCTCCATCAGCGGGCACCGCCAGATGGGGATGGAGCTGGAGGTCGTGCCGCGGGGCGCCTCCTCCGACGACGGCGCGATGTCGGGCCACGACATGGCCGCGATGTCCGGCCACGACGGGTCGGCCGCGGACGACATGGACCTGATGGCCGATCCCGGCCCGGACTTCACGCCGTACGACGCGGTGCTGCCGCCCCTCAAGCCCCTGTCCGGCGGCGAGGTCCGCAAGTCGACGATCACCATCGAGGAGTCGACGAAGGAGGTGGCGCCCGGGGTCGAGCAGAAGGTGTGGACCTTCGGCGGCACCATGCCCGGGCCGGTGCTGCACGGGCAGGTCGGCGACACCTTCGAGGTCACCCTGGTCAACCACGGCACCGAGGCACACGGCATCGACTTCCACGCCGGGTCCTTGGCCCCCGACACCGTCATGAAGCCCATCCCGCCCGGCGGGTCCGTGGTCTACCGCTTCACCGCCGAGCGGGCCGGGATCTGGATGTACCACTGCTCCTCGATGCCGATGTCGGTGCACATCGCCAACGGCATGTTCGGCGCCGTGGTCATCGAGCCGCCCGACCTGCCCAAGGTGGACCGGAGCTACGTCGTGGTCCAGTCCGAGCAGTACTTCGGCCCGCAGGGCGGCAGCGCCGATCCCGACAAGGTGATGGCCGGGGTCCCCGACACCGTGGACTTCAACGGCTATCCCCGCCAGTACGACCACTTCCCGCTGCCCGCCAAGGTCGGCGAGCGCGTCCGGGTGTGGGTGCTGGACGCCGGCCCGAGTCGTGGGACCGCCTTCCACGTCGTGGGCACGCAGTTCGACACGGTCTACTCCGAGGGGGCCTACCTGCTCGGCGGTGGCGGTGACAGTGGGGCCACCGGGAGCGGGGGAAGCCAGGCGCTCGGCCTGATGCCGGCCCAGGGCGGCTTCGTGGAGATGACGTTCCCCGAGCCGGGCCACTACCCCTTCGTCTCGCACGTGATGACCGACGCCGAGCGTGGGGCGCACGGGCTCTTCGAGGTGACGAACTAG
- a CDS encoding DivIVA domain-containing protein → MKTNTEQAWQRHQTPTAIRNEGFSRRLRGLDEDEVRDYLDLLADQVQGTERHMQELQADNDRLRAELDRLQAEIGPLRELADRTPAEERVNDQVVELFSQAQLVAEEMVEDVSREARQRLGQAREQERKIIEEAMQTAQRTLRDAQAMVMRTGPGPSAGYAQLEAPLGGDVDQVRSFAQAATAQMQSIMEAFAAQVARLEPRPSAGLDPWGSV, encoded by the coding sequence GTGAAGACCAACACCGAGCAGGCCTGGCAGCGCCACCAGACGCCCACCGCCATCCGCAACGAGGGTTTCTCGCGCCGGCTGCGCGGCCTCGACGAGGACGAGGTCCGCGACTACCTCGACCTGCTGGCCGACCAGGTGCAGGGCACCGAGCGCCACATGCAGGAGCTCCAGGCCGACAACGACCGGCTCCGCGCCGAGCTCGACCGGCTCCAGGCCGAGATCGGGCCCCTGCGTGAGCTCGCCGACCGGACCCCGGCCGAGGAGCGCGTGAACGACCAGGTCGTGGAGCTCTTCAGCCAGGCCCAGCTGGTCGCCGAGGAGATGGTCGAGGACGTCAGCCGGGAGGCCCGGCAGCGGCTGGGCCAGGCCCGCGAGCAGGAGCGCAAGATCATCGAGGAGGCGATGCAGACCGCGCAGCGGACGCTGCGCGACGCCCAGGCGATGGTGATGCGGACCGGCCCGGGCCCCTCGGCCGGCTACGCCCAGCTGGAGGCGCCGCTGGGCGGCGACGTCGACCAGGTGCGGTCCTTCGCCCAGGCGGCGACGGCACAGATGCAGTCGATCATGGAGGCCTTCGCCGCGCAGGTGGCGCGGCTCGAGCCGCGTCCGAGCGCCGGGTTGGACCCCTGGGGCTCCGTGTGA
- a CDS encoding globin domain-containing protein: protein MDTVALQRSWDQVTKHGHAVPLYFYSHLFLAHPEVRSMFPLSMANQRDKLVSALGRVVSHVDQLETDEAFLQHLARDHRKYGVITEHYNAVGASLCATLAHFLGDEWDEDLAADWAMAYQVIARIMVEAADMSQETTPDFWDADVVKVERRMMDLTLVRLQPKRELKFLPGQSLSMEIPQRPRLWRYFSPANAPRQDWSIDLHVQQIDGGQVSTALTRSLKAGDTVKLGAPVGERLTRTENDPTDLLMVAGGTGLAPLRGVLEQIDREWQRLGAAPRVHLLHGVRMPWHLYDRKVLRELAKDRPWFEYTEVVSDDPSFPGTRGKVGSIASRQHLGGRTAMVCGGPQMVAHTLEQLTAAGMPTEQIKYEHFYYAAASEQNADAALNEQVS from the coding sequence ATGGACACAGTTGCCCTGCAGCGCAGCTGGGACCAGGTGACGAAGCACGGGCACGCCGTGCCGTTGTACTTCTACTCGCACCTGTTCCTGGCGCACCCTGAGGTGCGGTCGATGTTCCCGCTGTCGATGGCCAACCAGCGGGACAAGCTCGTCAGCGCGCTCGGTCGGGTCGTCAGCCACGTCGACCAGCTCGAGACCGACGAGGCGTTCCTCCAGCACCTGGCGCGGGACCACCGCAAGTACGGCGTGATCACCGAGCACTACAACGCCGTCGGCGCCTCGCTGTGCGCGACCCTGGCGCACTTCCTGGGCGACGAGTGGGACGAGGACCTCGCGGCCGACTGGGCGATGGCCTACCAGGTGATCGCCCGGATCATGGTCGAGGCGGCCGACATGTCGCAGGAGACCACCCCGGACTTCTGGGACGCCGACGTGGTCAAGGTCGAGCGACGGATGATGGACCTCACCCTGGTCCGGCTCCAGCCGAAGCGTGAGCTGAAGTTCCTGCCCGGCCAGTCGCTGTCGATGGAGATCCCGCAACGGCCCCGGCTGTGGCGCTACTTCAGCCCGGCCAACGCGCCGCGCCAGGACTGGTCGATCGACCTGCACGTGCAGCAGATCGACGGCGGCCAGGTCAGCACCGCGTTGACCCGGTCCCTGAAGGCCGGTGACACGGTCAAGCTCGGCGCCCCCGTCGGTGAGCGGCTGACCCGTACCGAGAACGACCCGACCGACCTCCTGATGGTCGCGGGCGGCACCGGCCTGGCGCCCCTGCGCGGCGTCCTGGAGCAGATCGACCGCGAGTGGCAGCGCCTCGGTGCGGCCCCGCGGGTGCACCTGCTCCACGGCGTACGCATGCCCTGGCACCTCTACGACCGCAAGGTCCTGCGCGAGCTCGCCAAGGACCGGCCGTGGTTCGAGTACACCGAGGTCGTCTCCGACGACCCGTCCTTCCCGGGCACCCGGGGCAAGGTCGGCTCGATCGCGTCCCGCCAGCACCTCGGCGGACGTACGGCGATGGTGTGCGGCGGGCCGCAGATGGTCGCCCACACCCTCGAGCAGCTGACCGCTGCGGGGATGCCGACCGAGCAGATCAAGTACGAACACTTCTACTACGCGGCCGCGAGCGAGCAGAACGCCGACGCAGCCCTCAACGAGCAGGTGAGTTAG
- a CDS encoding MMPL family transporter produces MRRWAEFVLRHRRWVGVFWLLVLVAGGASASRTSDRLTVDFSLPGQPGTEATSLIVQAVHNGGNTTPMLATVTMPEGQTITGNEDAVAQAFAAIEQGVPDTRVVDEANTGDTAFRTDDDRTAYAMVFYPFPQTFDAKPPTEPIRTAVEGAVPSGAVVGVTGIDALAIGDDSGGPGVLTETLLGGLGALLVLAFVFASMLALLPLAVAAVSILATFLMLLPLTYLTDVSFIVQFLVALVGLGVAIDYSLILVTRWREERDHGKNNHEAVVAAMETAGQAVLFSGLTVAIGLLALIVLPVPFMRSIGMGGALIPFASVMVTLSLTPAILGGIGPRVDWPKIRHENKASKGWTKWARLVVRRRVAALLVALLALGLLFVAFLGIKIGAASSDSLAQSGPAVTALHTLEDGGITTGALTPIEVLTESDQASSVAAELGKIQGIDAALVSTGATSTADGRTVVVLIPDGETVNSRSVEVVRRVKDAADGMPGVLGVAGLGTAQVDFLHAVYGNFPLMLSLIALLTYVLLVRAFRSLLLPLKAVILNLVSLTAVYGAMVLFWQDGHGSDALFGISETGAVTFWVPLMVFAFLFGLSMDYEVFILARIREEYDAGHPTDSAVIEGIGRTGRLVTSAALILFLAFAALASGPGTDLKVMATGLGFGILLDATVVRSLLVPSLVSLFGRWNWYLPDGVARLLRVEPSHAHTERPDQSTFSQVGK; encoded by the coding sequence ATGCGTCGCTGGGCCGAGTTCGTGCTGCGGCACCGCAGGTGGGTCGGGGTGTTCTGGCTGCTCGTCCTGGTGGCCGGCGGCGCGTCGGCGAGCCGGACGAGTGACCGCCTGACCGTCGACTTCTCGCTGCCGGGGCAGCCGGGCACCGAGGCGACGAGCCTGATCGTGCAGGCCGTGCACAACGGCGGCAACACCACGCCGATGCTGGCGACGGTCACGATGCCCGAGGGCCAGACGATCACCGGCAACGAGGACGCGGTCGCGCAGGCGTTCGCGGCCATCGAGCAGGGCGTGCCGGACACGCGGGTCGTCGACGAGGCCAACACCGGGGACACGGCGTTCCGGACCGACGACGACCGCACGGCGTACGCCATGGTCTTCTACCCCTTCCCGCAGACGTTCGACGCCAAGCCGCCCACGGAGCCGATCCGTACGGCGGTCGAGGGGGCCGTGCCGTCCGGGGCCGTGGTGGGGGTCACCGGCATCGACGCGCTCGCGATCGGCGACGACTCCGGCGGTCCCGGGGTGCTGACCGAGACCCTCCTCGGCGGACTGGGTGCGCTCCTCGTGCTGGCGTTCGTCTTCGCCTCGATGCTGGCGCTGCTGCCCCTGGCGGTCGCGGCGGTGTCGATCCTGGCGACGTTCCTGATGCTGCTGCCCCTGACCTACCTGACCGACGTGTCGTTCATCGTGCAGTTCCTGGTCGCGCTGGTCGGGCTGGGCGTCGCGATCGACTACTCGCTGATCCTGGTCACCCGGTGGCGGGAGGAACGCGACCACGGCAAGAACAACCACGAGGCGGTCGTCGCGGCGATGGAGACCGCCGGGCAGGCCGTGCTCTTCAGCGGCCTGACCGTGGCGATCGGTCTCCTGGCGCTGATCGTGCTGCCGGTGCCCTTCATGCGCAGCATCGGCATGGGCGGCGCGCTGATCCCCTTCGCCAGCGTGATGGTGACGCTCTCGCTGACCCCCGCGATCCTCGGTGGCATCGGGCCGCGCGTGGACTGGCCCAAGATCCGCCACGAGAACAAGGCGAGCAAGGGCTGGACGAAGTGGGCCCGCCTCGTCGTACGCCGTCGCGTGGCCGCCCTCCTCGTGGCCCTGCTGGCGCTCGGCCTGCTGTTCGTGGCGTTCCTCGGCATCAAGATCGGCGCCGCCTCCTCCGACTCCCTGGCCCAGAGCGGCCCGGCGGTGACCGCGCTCCACACCCTCGAGGACGGCGGCATCACGACCGGGGCGCTCACGCCCATCGAGGTGCTGACCGAGAGCGACCAGGCGTCGTCGGTCGCGGCGGAGCTCGGCAAGATCCAGGGCATCGACGCCGCGCTGGTGTCGACCGGCGCGACGAGCACCGCCGACGGCCGGACCGTGGTGGTGCTGATCCCCGACGGCGAGACCGTCAACTCGCGCAGCGTCGAGGTGGTGCGGCGCGTCAAGGACGCCGCCGACGGCATGCCGGGCGTGCTCGGGGTGGCCGGCCTCGGCACCGCCCAGGTCGACTTCCTGCACGCGGTCTACGGCAACTTCCCGCTGATGCTCTCGCTGATCGCGCTGCTGACCTACGTGCTGCTCGTTCGGGCGTTCCGATCGCTGCTGCTGCCGCTCAAGGCGGTGATCCTCAACCTGGTCTCGCTCACCGCCGTCTACGGCGCGATGGTGCTGTTCTGGCAGGACGGCCACGGCTCCGACGCGCTCTTCGGCATCTCCGAGACCGGCGCGGTGACGTTCTGGGTGCCGCTGATGGTCTTCGCGTTCCTCTTCGGGCTGTCGATGGACTACGAGGTCTTCATCCTGGCCCGGATCCGGGAGGAGTACGACGCGGGGCACCCCACCGACTCCGCCGTCATCGAGGGCATCGGGCGCACCGGCCGGCTCGTCACGAGCGCCGCGCTGATCCTGTTCCTGGCGTTCGCGGCCCTCGCGTCGGGCCCGGGCACCGACCTGAAGGTGATGGCGACCGGCCTCGGCTTCGGCATCCTGCTCGACGCGACCGTCGTCCGGTCCCTCCTGGTGCCGTCGCTGGTGTCCCTCTTCGGCCGGTGGAACTGGTACCTCCCCGACGGCGTCGCCCGCCTCCTGCGGGTCGAGCCGTCGCACGCCCACACCGAGCGGCCGGATCAGTCCACGTTCTCGCAGGTGGGGAAGTAG
- a CDS encoding DUF4153 domain-containing protein: MSTPVLDRVSSVKVKLGVLVAVSVTVASVVGAIGSGGGVPIWLAVPVTVALALGVTQLLAVGMTSPLREMTAAAGRMARGDHDVRVTATSSDEVGELARAFNRMAADLAQVDRQRRELVANVSHELRTPLAALCAVLENLVDGVAEPDPVALRTALDQAERLSALASDLLDLARVDAGQTDLSPTDVSVGDLLDRAVAEARATGREVTYDVRVTPPALSVPADPARLHQLVANLLDNASRHSSTGGVVRVTAAGTDGGWRLEVHDDGPGIAAADRDRVFERFGTLSDAEGGGGTGLGLAIARWVTDLHGGTIHVVDPEPGRTGARVRAELPAVLTPTTTRTTETEEPAMSIPAPTPPAVRVPEPTLDALFGRFWPDAGVPGSRRTLLASAGVGLLASVVLPFRSFGLGTFLVLLAAGAVLLASSVHRRSPFTLTCAGLCLLLAGTVVVRDAQWIVALCLFAGGAVCMAGLVDGRTLRGFVLAGIAWPLAGLRGLPWLGRSLRGTGGPGRSTAAVRTVALSVLAVLVFGLLFASADALFASWVDVLVPNFHHDTLVFRAFLAVAVGGMVLAAAYLAVNPPSVDTSSGPARPVAQRYEWLAPVLLVDAVFLLFLAAQATVIFGGHGYLERTTGLTYAEYVHQGFGQLTVATALTLLVVGAAARKAPRATPSDVAWLRGSLGLLCVLTLVVVASAVHRMHLYQEAYGFTRLRLLVDVFEGWLGLLVVGLLAAGITLRAAWLPRAALLSGAGLLLALAAVNPDAWIAQHNIDRYAATGKVDWSYLEGLSADAVPVLATLPRDAVPCALAGHGTGSDDDWLAWNLGRHRADPILRAHLEDNRYFPTCENVD, from the coding sequence ATGAGCACGCCCGTGCTCGACCGCGTCAGCTCGGTCAAGGTCAAGCTCGGCGTCCTCGTCGCGGTCAGCGTCACGGTCGCGTCGGTGGTCGGCGCGATCGGCTCCGGCGGCGGCGTACCCATCTGGTTGGCCGTCCCGGTCACCGTGGCGCTGGCCCTGGGCGTGACCCAGCTGCTGGCCGTCGGCATGACCTCACCGCTGCGCGAGATGACCGCGGCCGCCGGCCGGATGGCCCGCGGCGACCACGACGTACGCGTCACCGCCACCTCGAGTGACGAGGTCGGCGAGCTGGCCCGCGCCTTCAACCGGATGGCCGCCGACCTCGCACAGGTCGACCGCCAGCGGCGCGAGCTGGTGGCCAACGTCAGCCACGAGCTCCGGACCCCGCTCGCGGCGCTCTGTGCGGTGCTGGAGAACCTCGTCGACGGGGTCGCCGAGCCGGACCCCGTCGCGCTCCGCACCGCGCTCGACCAGGCCGAGCGGCTCTCGGCCCTCGCCTCGGACCTGCTCGACCTGGCCCGCGTGGACGCGGGGCAGACCGACCTCTCCCCCACCGACGTCTCTGTCGGAGACCTCCTGGACCGGGCCGTGGCCGAGGCCCGGGCGACCGGCCGCGAGGTGACCTACGACGTGCGCGTCACCCCGCCCGCGCTCAGCGTCCCGGCCGACCCGGCGCGGCTCCACCAGCTCGTCGCCAACCTCCTGGACAACGCCTCGCGGCACAGCTCCACGGGCGGCGTCGTCCGGGTCACCGCGGCAGGGACGGACGGTGGCTGGCGGCTCGAGGTCCACGACGACGGGCCCGGGATCGCGGCCGCCGACCGGGACCGGGTGTTCGAGCGGTTCGGCACGCTCTCCGACGCCGAGGGTGGCGGCGGCACCGGCCTCGGGCTGGCCATCGCCCGCTGGGTCACCGACCTGCACGGCGGCACCATCCACGTCGTCGACCCCGAGCCGGGCCGCACCGGCGCCCGCGTGCGCGCCGAGCTGCCCGCCGTCCTGACCCCCACCACCACCCGGACAACCGAGACCGAGGAGCCGGCCATGTCGATCCCCGCCCCGACACCGCCCGCCGTCCGGGTCCCCGAGCCGACGTTGGACGCGCTCTTCGGCCGCTTCTGGCCCGACGCCGGCGTCCCCGGCAGCCGGCGCACGCTGCTCGCGAGCGCGGGCGTCGGCCTGCTCGCCAGCGTGGTCCTGCCCTTCCGCAGCTTCGGGCTGGGCACCTTCCTGGTCCTGCTGGCCGCCGGGGCTGTCCTGCTCGCCTCGAGCGTGCACCGCCGCTCGCCGTTCACGCTGACCTGCGCCGGGCTCTGCCTGCTCCTGGCCGGCACCGTGGTCGTCCGGGACGCCCAGTGGATCGTGGCGCTCTGCCTGTTCGCCGGCGGTGCCGTGTGCATGGCCGGGCTGGTCGACGGCCGGACCTTGCGGGGCTTCGTGCTCGCCGGCATCGCCTGGCCGCTCGCCGGGCTGCGCGGCCTGCCCTGGCTCGGCCGGTCACTGCGCGGCACCGGTGGTCCCGGGCGGTCCACGGCGGCCGTCCGGACGGTCGCGCTGTCGGTCCTCGCCGTGCTCGTCTTCGGACTGCTCTTCGCCTCCGCGGACGCGCTCTTCGCCTCGTGGGTCGACGTGCTCGTCCCCAACTTCCACCACGACACGCTCGTCTTCCGGGCGTTCCTGGCGGTGGCCGTCGGCGGCATGGTGCTCGCCGCGGCGTACCTCGCCGTCAACCCGCCCTCGGTCGACACGAGCAGCGGCCCGGCGCGACCGGTCGCCCAGCGCTACGAGTGGCTCGCGCCGGTGCTGCTGGTCGACGCGGTCTTCCTCCTCTTCCTCGCCGCGCAGGCGACGGTCATCTTCGGCGGCCACGGCTACCTCGAGCGCACGACCGGCCTGACCTACGCCGAGTACGTCCACCAGGGCTTCGGCCAGCTCACCGTCGCCACCGCACTGACCCTGCTGGTGGTCGGCGCCGCCGCCCGCAAGGCACCTCGTGCGACCCCGTCCGACGTGGCCTGGCTGCGTGGCTCGCTCGGCCTGCTGTGCGTGCTGACGCTCGTCGTCGTGGCCTCGGCGGTGCACCGGATGCACCTCTACCAGGAGGCCTACGGCTTCACCCGGCTGCGCCTGCTCGTCGACGTGTTCGAGGGCTGGCTGGGCCTGCTCGTGGTCGGGCTGCTCGCCGCCGGGATCACCCTGAGGGCCGCCTGGCTGCCGCGTGCCGCGCTGCTCAGCGGCGCCGGCCTGCTGCTGGCCCTGGCCGCCGTCAACCCGGACGCGTGGATCGCGCAGCACAACATCGACCGGTACGCCGCGACCGGCAAGGTCGACTGGTCCTACCTCGAGGGCCTGTCCGCGGACGCCGTGCCGGTGCTCGCGACGCTGCCGCGCGACGCCGTGCCGTGCGCCCTCGCCGGCCACGGGACCGGCTCCGACGACGACTGGCTGGCGTGGAACCTGGGCCGGCACCGCGCGGACCCGATCCTCCGGGCCCACCTGGAGGACAACCGCTACTTCCCCACCTGCGAGAACGTGGACTGA
- a CDS encoding response regulator transcription factor produces the protein MPVTGTAVAAPRILVVEDEPVINQAVTDRLRSSGYEVVQAFDGPGAVRLCAETAPDLVLLDVMLPGFDGHEVCRRIQADRPVPVLMLTARDDEADILVGLGVGADDYLTKPFRMRELVARVAALLRRVERAAELATRSAGSLDRLGDLRVDAAARRVWVTGDEVHLTPTEFDLLLCLAASPGTVLTREHLYAEVWGWQGATGTRTVDSHVKALRGKIGADRVRTVHGVGYALETPSADSR, from the coding sequence ATGCCAGTCACCGGGACCGCCGTCGCCGCGCCGCGCATCCTCGTGGTGGAGGACGAGCCGGTCATCAACCAGGCCGTCACCGACCGGCTCCGTTCGTCGGGCTACGAGGTCGTCCAGGCCTTCGACGGCCCCGGCGCCGTGCGGCTCTGCGCGGAGACGGCGCCGGACCTGGTGCTGTTGGACGTGATGCTCCCCGGCTTCGACGGCCACGAGGTCTGCCGCCGGATCCAGGCCGACCGGCCGGTCCCGGTGCTGATGCTCACCGCCCGCGACGACGAGGCGGACATCTTGGTCGGCCTGGGCGTGGGCGCCGACGACTACCTCACCAAGCCCTTCCGGATGCGTGAGCTCGTGGCCCGGGTCGCGGCCCTGCTCCGCCGTGTCGAGCGGGCCGCCGAGCTCGCCACCCGCTCGGCCGGTTCCCTGGACCGGCTCGGCGACCTGCGGGTCGACGCGGCCGCCCGCCGCGTCTGGGTCACCGGGGACGAGGTGCACCTGACCCCGACCGAGTTCGACCTGCTGCTCTGCCTGGCCGCCAGCCCGGGCACCGTGCTGACGCGCGAGCACCTGTACGCCGAGGTCTGGGGCTGGCAGGGCGCGACGGGGACCCGCACGGTGGACAGCCACGTGAAGGCGCTGCGCGGCAAGATCGGCGCCGACCGGGTGCGCACCGTGCACGGCGTCGGCTACGCCCTCGAGACCCCGTCCGCGGACAGCCGATGA